tctaacatatatatttttttaaattcgagttcaaaaaataagtttatgaAAACAATTTAAGTTCATTTATTTCTTGCATATGCCAAAACCTACCCTCCATTTTGCGTGGTGTTCCTTTCAATTTCTTGTTTAAGGATCATTTTAACATATTCTAGTCTAAGTCTAGACACAATATAATACAACATCACATTCTAAAATCCCTTCTCTTTCATTTCCAAACAAGGTTGGATTTAGCATTCCATGTTTTGTCCTAAATCAACAttccatgtatatatatcatTTATGCAGTTTTAATACACAATTCTACATAATAATTCAAGCAAAGTTCGACATAGTCCATGCTACCCTTTTTAAGCTAATCATTCACTTTACCATATTTATAATTTCGACCAAGTATGCTTTTGcctcttttagatttttttttatctccattAAACATCTTATTTTATGCATTCATTTAACATACATATCAATCTACAATACTTGAAGCAACATATACCCAATAAGTgttcaaattcatttaatttttatcttgctACCAACTTTTGGGTCCATTTAATCCATATTTGAAATTTGTTATAACTATTAATCTCaagcacatatatatatatatatatatatatatatatatatatatatatatcactaatACAACTTACAAAGTCAATTTAATCACATTATACACAAATTCaacatttttctttcctttatataTGATCGGctctttttaatgaaaaatcctatgctcttttctttaattcattTCATTCTTCTAACTCATTGAGTCTTCACACAACCATCCTAGcatctatttgatttttatcatatttattcaTCATAATTTCTTCCCAACATACCACAACTAATACTTTCTTTACGTGCAAATAATATACAATTTTCAACACGACTAAAAGGTCATTTTAACATAATCTTCCATTCATATGCATCACAAGGCCACACATATTCATAAGTCTTAAACAAATTCCTATCATTTGCTCATTATCCACCTATGGTTGATTCTATGAGAAAGAGTTCTTCCTTggtttatttcaaattttcctataatatcttttttttaccattcTCATGCTAacataattgattttctttaacGTATTCATTTCCTAACATTTCTCAAGGACCCTAGAATCCAATTTTAGAGGTTttccattctttctttcttaagtaaataaaacaacaaagtaGTTGATAAAAAAACCATACTGACCAAGTTTTGAGTTTGGTTTATGggtttcttataaaaaaatttatcatctccttctccttttcctttcaaggtttcttgtttctctctctagtCTTAGCTATTATCAAGCCTGTTCTTCTCTATCTCTAGTACTTCACGAGTTTTTTTCCTATCATGTTCACTCTTAATCTTTCACAACTCATTATTAGAGAGCATGACCTTAAATTTGATAAGAAACATGAGGGGAAGATTATGTTCTACTCTCTTAACTATTATCGGCcctaaaaaggaaaagataaaagaatttTCGGCTTAGTTACCAACTTACCCTTAATTCCTTAATTAGTTATTTGTTATAGACTATTTGGTCAACAATACTATTTTTAAGGCCTTTCCAAACTCATATTGCCCTGGGATTTTAACTTAAGATAGAAAAATAGGTCTAGAGACTCATCATAAAATTTCAGTCTGATCTAATATTCGAATTAAGAGATATGTTTAATATCGTAAAACTAGATATTCGGTAATTTTACGTCAAAAATCTGAATTTACAAAATATACATTTCATTTGGtttaagaggaagaaaaaaaagaaaattttataagaACTCATTCCCCCTTTACTTACGGTGCCTTTGGTTTCTCAAGAAGGAGAGGGAGATAACTTTTACCtctaattatgaaaaatatcgTTAGTTTAATTCCTTGTATATATTCTTATACAatccatgcatttttatttttcatgtttagaTTTAAATTGTTAAGGTTTTTCCGCTAATTTACCTGGAATTTTTCTATAtctcataataaaaatttccactaattttcttatttctcaGTTGAGAAGTACACTATTAAACATGGATTTAAAAGTTTGAGTTTGAGTTTAAATCCCGGGTCACCTAGGTCATTGATCAACCCCCTGGATTAggtcaggttttaaaacaacgatattcttaaattttataactatcCTCATGTATTGATCACGTGCTTCTGGGTTGCGAACCATTAAGGTGAGTCTATCTAGAGCTTTATCAACTCTGACAAATTTCAATTTGCAGTATATTTGCAAAAAATCATATTCATCtactttctcaatttttttttagcatctcTAAACCAATATGTTTCTGTcagaagttaaaaaattaaaatccttcCTCATTTGAACAAAGTTAATACAAGCTGCAAAACATGAATTAAACATGCTatagaaaaagatttaaaaattaggGTTCTGTGAATagtaatcatattttttaatttggggattttttagggttttcaagataacaatattgatttttttcccactAGCAAAAAACCCTCTAGGATTATGAATATCGATGtctagacaaaaaaaattgtctgtTAAGTGGAGTCACAAAACCTATAttctaacaaaattaaaatatttaacaaaaactaTTATTGAAGtctcgatttaaaaaaaacaattaaaacatacCTTTTTATTGTTTAGTTCTAAACGATAAATGTTAGAGAGATGAGGAGATTCTAAAAGTTGGTGATGAGAAGAGACAACTCATTTCTAAGATAATTGatgataaacaataaaatttgtaattttataatcgATTTAGGTTTAGTTCAGACTCTGAAGAGTGAGAATTTTGATCCTGAAAAGAGAGAAGTCggaaattgaagagaaagaaGGTTTATGGTGTCGTTTGgttgtttttctaatataatatatatggttttattttggtcatctaaattgatttgaaaaaaaaattaactgataatgtttttgtaattttaaaacaatgaagGTAAGATGTAAAATTAAGTTTTCCATTTTTAACTTGAGAATTTTAAAGAGATATTGCATATATGGGtttctttgtccttttttttaatattttaattcattcctctctttttttccctcaagATTAGAAAGGAAATATAAACCATGGTTATTCTCTATGGAGAGAAAGATAAGCAGCAATTGGATCCATATGTTAGTTTACATAAGTAATTGGAGCCTGTTTAAGATTGTGTTAAATGTTACGtctcaaagtgtttttcattgagaaatacataaaaacatatttttttattttttaaaatttatttttgttatcagcacatcaaaacgatccaaaaacaaaaaaaaatcaaattttttttcaaaagtgctATTCAACCTCCCTCTCAAATAGGATCTTAACATGTAAGACTCGGAAAACAAGAACCCTTTGTGCAAGGAAGTAAAGAAGATGGTTTAGATTAAGCAAATTATTGGATGAAGGACGGTATTAAGAGAACTACAAAAGTACAAATTAACCCGAAGTGTGTGCAAAGGCAAAAGAGGCAAAAACACCATGTATTATATATACCTAGCCAAAAGGGGTCGAGAGAATTTCTCTCTATTAGATGCCTAATGAGAATTTTCATCATCCTATCTTCCATTAAAAATGTTTAATGAACGATGCCCCACTTTAGACGAGTTCTGCCCATTGAGCCTTCCTTGAAAATCCAACCATGTCTAATAATGTAAAAACACAAACTTAACAAGCACACTAAGCCTCCAAATAtcaattattcaattataaatctcattttaagatattttgaaGTCACCAAACTAACCTTCCTTTGTATTTTGTTCGATTACGAGCAAAtttctacaatatttaattttgaatactTAGTACAATAATTTCACAAGTAGCTTGTTAATTCTAAACCACAATATTAAAGACAGTATATTGTAATACATATATTACTTAGCCAGTTATGTAGACTTTAAAGACAGTTAAAGAATGGCTTAACTAGATGGGAGTGTGGTggttgtatatttttaaaaaatatttttttatttgaaaatatattaaaataatttttttgtaaaataatcatgttttactacaacacatcaaaacgatttaaaaatataaaaaaaagttagttttaaacaaattaaattaaattttaatcaatttttatttgtattgcaAATCCAAATGAAAGAAATCAAGTGCACAATCGAACACGACCTTGTtcgtttttatgtttcaaaaacgtttttaaaatttttaaaatttttttattttttttcttcgttttaaattaatatttttctggtattttcatatcattttaatatgttaatattaaaaataatttttaaaaaataaaaaaatattattttgatgcatttctgagCATAAAACACACACTTTGACATGTCATTAAATTAGCCGCCAAACATCACACCAATATATAGATATACTCAACACCCATAGCTttataacaattgtttttaatttattaatgtgaTTGAACAAATCCTTTCcagatgatttaaaaaatatatgtttttataattttgtaaagtgaaaaaggaaaatatggcTAGTGACCATGCAGGCCGGTAGGAGATAAATCAATAAAGTATTTTCAAATCGACATCAAAACTCAGCTGATTATCTTGTCGTGGAGTCAGCATTAATCAATTGTCTACAAGAGTTGGTGTGGTGTCAAGTTTTTACACCAGAAATTAACGCTAGCTGGGCCTCCACCTCATAGGACCGTTTGTacgttaaaaaatatatatcattatcTAAAActatatggtaaaaaaaaagaaattaaaaaactacATTTCTTTTATTCTAGCTACTCCGGGAAACCACAAGTCAGAACACGACGCCGTCAGAGACAAAGATCTCCTGTTTCCTCTTAAAAAAAGTCAACGAAGTGTGTTTGCTTTATCAACTAATCTGTCGTGCAATTCTAACTAAGCCAAAACGCTGCCGACATCAGATGCTGATGAAGCAGATAATTCGGCCGACATTCTTCGGCATGTTAGCGGGCTTGAAAACGTTTTAACTTGTCtagaaaaagttaaatttaaagCCTGGGGTTACTGGGCCACTTGATGGGCTCCCAAACTGCCAACGTCAAATTGCTGTCTACAGGTCTTGCATGATAATCGCCCAACAGAAAGAGGGCCATACCGAGAAGGTTTAGTCTagttagaaaatccatactttaTAGTTGGAAGGTTTAGTCAGTTAGAAAATCCATGCTTTATAGCTGGCCTgcttagtttaaaattttatagaaaataaaaaaaaatatttaagtccCGATCAAGCCTTTGACAATAACATTAAATCAgattaaataaatgatttttaaaatttcctgaTCCAACACCTTCTTTAACTTATATTTCAAACTAAATCATTTGAAAGTTATTCCAATATGATTGATGGCCccaaaaataaccaaaacaacTAGTAAAACATggtttagtaataaaaaatcaagatgatattttttttaatattgagataataacatattaaatcgtAATGAATTTCGTGACTTAATTTACCAACCTCGCAATCCTGGTCTTAGACTCCacttagtttaataatttttttttaaaaaatattttttatttaattatatgataaaaaatagacgTTTAAAAAATTGAGCACCAACCCAATATCATGacatttgtttaaaaatataataatcccataaaaaacaagttgaaacaaattataaactcTAATTCTGAATCAACCAATTACAACATAATTGGttcaatgactttttttttaactattctttatttaattatagaacaacaaaaatagatactcgaaaaattaaacatcaaccaaatattgaaacATTTGTTTGAAACCATAATAAccctatataaaacaaaacaaaataaattataaagattgattcacAATAAACCAAATGTTGagggatggaattaaaaaacaaaatagctaTAAAAACTCAatgtttaatgatgaaattgaaaaaaaaataataaaaataacaaaaaaataaaaataaaaattaatctaagtGTGTTAGTCTGGACCTTTACAACAAAGTCCAAGCATGTGGGCTTGCTATCTTCGGCTTGTGCGCTTAGacgttttaatttgtttttttttaaggtaaacAATGAATtatctatcttttttaaaaaaaaaaaatagacaatattATATCTACCTACCCAGAATCTACTCACTATAATGATAGCTGGAAATTTGGGAGGCTTATTTTAACCGAGTCTGGGACTTGTATGGTTCAGGTTATGACTAATGCCAGGGTATGAGACATTTAAGAGTTGATCAAGAACCATGAATGGGGTATTTAGGGTTCAAGTTAGGACATAATTCAAAGCACTTAAGAGTTTGTTTAGAACTGAACATGGGCacttaagagcgtgtttggcagtgtggttacgagtgcttttcaaataacttttcgtgccaaaatacatgctaacgatgtttttttattttttaaaaatcatttttgatatcagcacatcaaaaccatccaaaatgtacaaatcatattaaattttagaaaaaaaaaattcaaattttttaaaaatgcagCCGCAGCAGCGTTTCCAAACGATGCCTAAGAATCAAGACGAGACTAGGCTTGTACCGTCTAATATTCATGTTAGGATTAGGTTCTGGCTAGAACCGGGTCCATGGTGTTTGGAGTTAGGGCCATAACTATTTCCAGAGCGCTCATAGTGTGAACGAGTATCGAGTATAGTATCCGGGGATCTAGTTTCAAACTTTGAGGATTAAATATGGGGTTCTAAGGTGTTGAATTGGAGTTAGGTCTATGATACCCTGAGATCAAGCCAAGAACAACCATGTTTTGATTAGAGGGAGTCTACGGATTAGTCTTAATAACTTGAATATCTGATAAAAactaaatgcatttttttaaaaaaaactaattggcATTCTTGaatatgagaaataaaagaaaaatgaaaacaaaaacagaaaacgaAAATGGTATCAAAAGACACATTAATTTTCGAAACCAATCATGTATagttttggaaaaagaaaataagttgaatatGGGTAAATTTAGAGAAAGAGGGGGGGAGTGACTTCTAAATGTCGGTTCATATCGGGTAAAATAGCCTTCCATGTCCCCTGCCCAAACTCCAACAAAAGAGTGGAACGAGCTTCATATATGGAGTGATTTTGACCTCTCGGTATCTCCAGAAGAAACAACCCTTAACATGAAAGGTCGCAGGCAAGAGTCTCGTGCATGATGCACATGTTCGGTCTAATTGTTCACATCATCTTCCTCGTAcgagttgaaaaaaaagataaaaaaaaagagagttaaaaAACACAATCAGCAAAAGAAATGGTATTCGAATTCGATTCGAGAGGAGGATTAAATGGGCTTCTAAGACAAATGAAGAAGCCCATGATGTGGATCACGAGGCCGAGTCCAAATAAATATCTCCCATAACCAGAAGGAAAGATGAAGAGCATTTGAAGAATCCGAGAGACAGACAGAAGGCAGCGGCCTGAATGCACAGCAATTCTCAAAACATAATCAAGCTAAGGGCTCTGAGCATCgaagtaagaaaataaaagaagccAAGGCTTCAACCAACAAACCAACAgctccctccctctccctctccctctctctctctgcggCTCTGCCTCACTCTCTTCTTCAACCCCTTTTTTTATGGTGATTAGTTCCCTTTACCACCATATTTATGCAAGCTAAAAATGCAGTCCTCCTACCACTCCAATTCAAGGTGATTCCAATATCTCTCTTgcctctcctttcttttttctctctttaagaGTTCATGCAACTTTTAATTCAAGAATTTTtatctccttttgttttattattgttgacAGAGAATCTCTGATCGTGTTATTTAAAGCGCGCAATTAAACGAAACGCTGCATGAGCACTGGACTCAAGGCCCCTCTCGTTATTCGCGCCTTGCTTTCTTCTCCGATTTCCCATTCTTAATTTCTCACTAACACTGTACGGACTTGATACTTCTCTGAGTCGTCATTCGCGCTTTGCTTTCTTCTCCGATTTCCCATTCTTAATTTCTCGCTAACACTGTACGGACTTGATACTtctctgagtttttttttttggttatatatatatatatatatagacacacacatcAGCGATTGAATCTTAATATTGGCAACTTTTATTTGTATCAAATAATTTCGATTTTTTTTCCCGAATTTCCAACATTGCCTCTCAACTGTTGCATCTGTTGGTGATACACAGTCTGCCTGAAGCAGAATTCAAAATGCTGACGTGTATAGCTCGTTCTAAACAACCCGGTGATGACTCACTGAGTCAAGCCGATGACGACTCAGCCGCCACCACCGCCAATCATCATCCCTCCGCTgccaaacaacaacaacaacaacaacaagccATCAAATCCCTAACTTCTCAGGTACCTCCacacttccaaaaaaaaaaaaacaaccagaaAGTTCAAAAACCATTGCTCTTGTAATTCTCTCTCTTACCAGCTCTGACTGATTTTaattatgctcttttttttaattattacagtTGAAGGACATGGCATTAAAGGCATCAGGTGCATACCGCCACTGCAACCCATGCACGGCGCCAAACACAACTACTCAGAGTCGACTCAGGAGCAACTCGACTGAGTCAGACGCCGAGTCAGAGAAATTCAGGTGGTCGCTGCGGCGGACGGGAAGCTCGAGCTCGACGACACCGCGTACGTGGGGAAAGGAGATGGAGGCGAGGCTGAAAGGAATATCGAGCTCCAGTGGCGAAGGGACTCCGAATTCGGTAAATGGTAGTGGGCGTCGGGTCGACCCGCCAATAGTATTCGTTGAAGAAAAGGAACCTAAAGAATGGGTGGCCCAAGTGGAGCCCGGTGTTCTCATCACATTCGTTTCGCTTCCAAGGGGAGGGAATGATCTCAAGCGGATACGCTTCAGGTAAGTAgtctcgattttttttattggacgGTGGTGATTTGTTTCTGATGTGATTGATTGTATGATTTTTGTGTGAGAATCGTATCCTTGTTACTGTTTGGTTGGGTAACGGTGACTGAGAGTGTGGAACAGACTGCCTGCTAGTGGATTAGACACGTCATTGATTGGCTGAGAAGTCTGttactttagatttttttttaattttgttatatttattctGTTATGCTTtgagggttttctttttttaaaaaaaaaaaagtttgccaAAGAAGCTGAGTGCTGTTTGGATGTCGAATGCTTGCACATTCGAATTCAAAgacttattttgttttcaataatttgtttttttttttaaaaaaaaatatttgaaatattcCCATAATCTAAAAACTTTGATGCAAACTTTGATTTACCCggtataataattaattaattttcttgggAATTTTAGATGGGTGTGCGTTGTTATAGATGAGGCAGATTCAGTTTTAAAAGCTTTTGCAAATTAAATGACGTAGAAGGATACATACATGCATACGCATACATACACAGCTAGCTGATTCCAACTATAATTTGAGATTGCTGTTATTGTGTTTTGAGATCGTTTAAATTTTCTCCCTAAAGAATGGTAAAATTGCTAATAATATATGGTGGTGTGCATTGTTAGGAATTTGATTATTGTGAATCCCTTTTGATTTTGTATTCCTGAGAAGTAATATGTGCTTgctctttgattttttcaaaagccCTTTTAGATTATTGAATAAATCAACCTAAAAGGCTAGCAACATTGAAATATATGAAACAACAATCCTTGTGATGTTGTTTTAACCACTTGGAGCATTAAGCAAGACAAGTCCATGTTTGAAAGGAGATCCGTCCAAACAATACCTTAGACACCTCTGCCTGTTATGTTCAAATGGAGGGAGGAATAAGTGTAGGACCTACAACCCAACAGTAAAACTCACGCCTACTGGAAAAGCAATCCAAGAAAAGTCCAAAAGAGGAACTCATTGTGCCTCATTAGTGGTGGTGGGGGCTGATTTGATTGTGTTTGTATCCTTTTTCACTGAGCATTGTCGTCGTGTCGGGAGAAGGCTCTGCCCCtttctttttcaacaaaaatacaaGTATTTCATCACGCCTAAGCCTGATTCTCCGTGACTTTGTCACCTTACGTGACCATTTATATGACATTTACTTTATCAAATTGCCACATCATCCGCCACTCTTCGACCAATATAGAGGACAAACTATGGCCCTCAAATGAGCCAAATGTTGGCACCGTACATGGAAAATGGCTGGAGAGTGGAGAGGCAAATAGACCTTTCTTGGTTTACAGGGGACATAGATGAAGAATTTTCCTTGGTCATTACTTGTGATGGTTACCCTGTAGTTTCCCCTCCTTAATGACCACACCCTACATTTGACTCCCTGTTCAttcttcttggatgatttttttttcctttttgactTTGTTATCCCAATACACACTGGTCTTAATCCCATTAATTCTTCTTGTTGCTTGGTCTTATCCTGTAATATTTCCACTGGATTGGTTTTGAACACTGCCCCCCCTCTCTTCATGGAAAGTAGCCTTATTCTTTTGACTGATTATATCCTCTACTTCAATAATGTTGCTACCTAAAATGCATTTTAAGCACCGAAGGTTAGATTTTACAATCTTTTTAGTGCTATTAAAATAAGTGGTGCTCTCTTTTGTGTCAAAAAGTACCTCGTGTCCAATTTAGTGgcttatataattattgaagtaGATATATAAGACTATAATTGATGGTAGGTTCGATGCTTGAAGCGGTAGGCATGTGAACAGGTTATAGCTTGCATGATGTAAACTCAATGATTATTCTATTTGTAAAATGTCAGAGGACCTCGTTCAAGCCTTAGGGAAATTTCATCTTTATCACTTAATCCTGATAATAGCACCTTTTGTAACAGTGATATTTTCCCTCATGTCCATGAAAGATTTCACATTGTATTTTGCTCAATCGCCGCGTAGTGCTTTAATTTTGGCCTTTACCAAATGGATGTCATGCGCCAAATCATTTGATGCCGATACTAATTCAGTGTTTCCATGATAATTCTTGAAAATCAAGATTCTGAATTTAGTGTAATCTCTTTGATTAGTCGAGACATGTTTAACAAGTGGCAAGCTCAAAGATGGTGGGCAGAGAACTATGACAGGATCATGGAGCTTTACAATGTCCAGAGGTTTAACCGCCAAGCTTTCCCACTACCGACACCCCCAAGATCCGAGGATGAGGTGAGTTCCTTCCTTATTTGACAACTAAAGGCATGGTTATTCAGAGTACAGTGTTTTCAGATGGCCAGTTGGAACATTATAAAGTAGGTTGCCAAATCACAAATTTGTATGACTTGGATGCAACAACATTCAATTTAACCAAATAAACATGCAGTTGGGCCAGCACCACGTTTTGCATTGAATGATCTCCTTGCACAATATAGTAATATGTAGTATCATTATACTGGGAAGTGAGTTGTGACAACACCAGTGATGTCTAACCATGTCATTCTCTAAACCCTGTTACAGAGCTCAAAGATGGAATCTGCAGAAGACAGCCCGGTAACACCTCCACTGAATAGAGAACGGCTACCCCGTAACTTGTACCGTCCAACAGGGATGGGAATGGGCTACTCGTCCTCAGATTCACTTGACCATCATCCATTGCAGGCCCGTCATTACTGTGATTCTATTGGTTTCACCTCCACCCCAAAACTCTCCAGCATCAGTGGAGCTAAGACAGAAACATCATCAATGGATGCATCTATAAGAAGTAGCTCATCGAGGGAGGCTGATCGCTCAGGAGAGCTTTCCATCAGCAATGCCAGTGATATGGAGACTGAATGGGTCGAGCAGGATGAACCAGGTGTTTACATCACTATCAGAGCCTTGCCAGGTGGAAAAAGAGAGCTCAGACGAGTGAGATTCAGGTAAGATTCCGTGCCTAATCGTTGGATGAATTGATAGTTTCTGAAAAGATTAAACAGTTGCCATGTTGGAAAAATAGCCGACCATGCAAGCATATATATTTAGGCTGTTAGCATTGCAAAGACGTTATTCACAGCCTAGTGGCTTTaacttccatatatatataaatttcaatttggttgcaCTAACTGATCAATGACATGGTGGTTACGTATTATTGCAATTTTCTGACCAGAATCTAGAGTCATTTGATCATATATGGATGTTTCTTATTTTCAAACTGTCAGATCATTTTGGCAGGTGAGAAACATGTATGAATAGTTCTTTGTTTGAGATACGGATATTTTAATTATAGGAAGAAAAATGGAGTGTATGTCACATAACTGTAAGTCCTAACCTTCTCTGTAAAGGCTCTTACTGTGCTGTAGGATCTATTTGATCAGTCAGCTGCATCACAGCTAGTTGATAATTTTTAGTTTGCCATGAATGATGGCCATAGTGACTACATATCTGCCCAgacttcaaaaatcaaaatgatggcCATAAGTTTTCTCATAAGCTGGCGGTTTTTCCCCTTTAACAACGGGGATGTTTTAGAGACAAACAAACATTGCACTCCCACATGGAATGCTGTAAGAAAAAGCCCCTTGAGTAGATTTGAGTTGACTCGATGCAAATGGTCTGGGCATGATACAAAGGCAATGATTGAGTTCCTGCTTATTCTCAATCATGACTAGAATTGATAACCCGTAGAAAAATTGACTGGCAGCAGTTAATCATGCTGCTTccactaattgttttttttttattgctgacAACAGTTACATTTAGCTTGAATCATTAGTCGTCCAAAATACAAGCTTCTAACATTTCTTTTTTGACCGCAGTTAATCatgctgcttcttcttttcttcttcttctaaaaataaaaagtaaaaaacttgTTACTACTGTATTTAGTATTTACCGAGTATGATCTTGTTTTATATGCATGTGCATTGCAGCCGAGAAAGATTCGGGGAGATGCATGCCAGAGTGTGGTGGGAAGAGAACCGAGCCAGGATACATGAACAATACTTGTAATTGAGCAACACGGTGGCTGCTGGTTCGTTGTAATTGTGGGGGtgtgtttttctcaatatttttaacctttttttcattattatttttttttggcctGCCATACCAGTAGAATCTCTTCCATAGATATCCGAAAGGTGCT
The Populus nigra chromosome 3, ddPopNigr1.1, whole genome shotgun sequence genome window above contains:
- the LOC133687882 gene encoding protein Brevis radix-like 4 — encoded protein: MLTCIARSKQPGDDSLSQADDDSAATTANHHPSAAKQQQQQQQAIKSLTSQLKDMALKASGAYRHCNPCTAPNTTTQSRLRSNSTESDAESEKFRWSLRRTGSSSSTTPRTWGKEMEARLKGISSSSGEGTPNSVNGSGRRVDPPIVFVEEKEPKEWVAQVEPGVLITFVSLPRGGNDLKRIRFSRDMFNKWQAQRWWAENYDRIMELYNVQRFNRQAFPLPTPPRSEDESSKMESAEDSPVTPPLNRERLPRNLYRPTGMGMGYSSSDSLDHHPLQARHYCDSIGFTSTPKLSSISGAKTETSSMDASIRSSSSREADRSGELSISNASDMETEWVEQDEPGVYITIRALPGGKRELRRVRFSRERFGEMHARVWWEENRARIHEQYL